The following is a genomic window from Triplophysa rosa linkage group LG11, Trosa_1v2, whole genome shotgun sequence.
GAGCTGGCAAGGCAAGGGTGAGATACCATTGAGAGCAGGAAATAAGCATGTCtggcattttttatttgttaataacATCCATACATCACACCCTGGTGTTTggattgtgttttgttttatagcgACCTGACGGACAGCAAATCCAGAGCTCTGGACAACATCGGGCGTGTATACGCACGCATTGGCAAGTTTGAGCAGGCCATAGAGGTGTAAGTACATCTTATGTTAATTAATTTTTAATGGTCTTATTGTAATGGTCATTGGGTATAATGTATGTGCCTGTttatgtatgtgtgcatgtaGCTGGGAGAAGAAGGTACCTCTAGCGTGTGGTGGATTGGAGAAAGCCTGGTTGTTTCATGAGATCGGCCGCTGTTACCTGGAGCTGAAGCGTTACACTGAGGCGAGATGCTATGGATTGCACTCTTTTGAGGCCGCTGATGACATCGGCGATGAGAAATGGCAGCTCAACGCGAGTGTGCTCGTGGCACAGGCAGAATGTGAGTTTGAACTACACTAGAAACTACAGAAACCCAGGAAGAAAAGGGTTTAAAGCACTCTGTGACGTGACGATGAGTAATCTCATTTCCCACAATGCTCAGAATCAATAAGAGTTGATGCGTTCATTTTGTAAATCTGATCTATGCTGCACTCTACGATTAGATCATTTGGGaatatatctctctctctctcacagtaAAGCTGGGTAATTACAAGGCTAGTGTTGTAAACTTCGAGAAGGCACTAGACCGGGCAAAACTGCTGCAGGATGACTCTGCCAGAGAAGCCATCCAGAAGGTCAACACAGACATTCCTGTTCATCCCTCTTAATATCTATCTCACTATTCTTCTGCCTCTTGCTTTCTGTAGTTTTGTTTAAACTGCAATATAATTAGTTTCTAAAATATGTGATGTATGCTGTTGTTTCTGTGTAGATGCCTGAGCAAAACATTcatctatttattattttaatttctctGTCTGCCACTTGATTCCTGGGCGTTTCCTTTCTTTCATCAGATGTCTTATGTCCTTGTGTGCCTCATGTGATATTATATTGATTCACTTTAATCAATTCCTCAATTTCTGGCCCTGCAGGCTCTCCGGGAGGCAAGACTTAAAATGGCTCATTAAGACGAGAAACCCCACTGAATAATAAGGCTacaatcaaataaattcactccCAAGACAAGTCAGGACTAATGCATACTTACtagcacacatactgtatatccagcCAGTCTGCTTAAGGAATTTTGTGTTGGATCCAAGTTGGTTATCACTGTTGAAAGGTGAATTGTGTCATTTGTGTGACTTCCGCGGCATCAAGGTGattagcaaaaataaaaaatatttatataacttatataaatatataacttTGGCCCACACCCCCTACCGCCTTCTCATGACCTGATCAGAAAGTGTGTTAGAGGAAGGAAGTGTTATACTAACTGTGAATATATATATTCAAGATGATATGTACCCTCAAAATAATTCCGCTTGTAAGAAGTGTGATGCCTTTTGTGATTTGGCCTTACTTTTAGTTAACtataaaagcatattgtttCCACCCCAAACTTATTTGTTGAACTGGATGGTGACATGTTGTTTGGCTAATTTGAACATAGCCACAATGTTTACACTTTTGCTGAAGGTAAACCCACGTGTGTCTTATTTTGTTACTGCGTTGAGATAGCAGAAAGTATCTTGCTAATAAAGTTACACTTTACCTTTAAGGAGtttcaatataaatgttttgcatagttttacataaataaactgTCACAGGAGTTAAAACAAATTATGCTTGATATTTGTGATGCCAGTGTACAAAGGATGTTGCCCTGACACCGTTTAATGTTTTGCAATAAACACACACGCTGTGAACACAGCAGGCCTTGTGTTGATATAGAGAAGTATAATTTATAATCCAAACATGGATTCAAAAACAATATCCCGCATACGTTCATCTTCAGTTagatttacacacattttaaagttatagaTTATAAAGTAACAATCGGTCAAATTAGGAACAAAATTCGACACCAGTATGTGTCGTGACAGGTTATGTAACCACGAAGAACTGCCAATTTGTGTGtcacagtgtgtttgtgtgggttgTATTTGCCAATTACACAAACTCACCACCAGTAAATGTGAGAAAACAGCTGCAGTAAACCTGCATTTGAGCTGAACTCTAAGCAGATACTCTGAAACAGTTAATTTTATCTGTAGAACTTGTTAGTGCAATGTCTCAGGATGCATAAAAACCCCCCATACACTTCACGTGTGCCTCACAGATACCAACAAGATACAACCTGCTTACTGCAGCTGTTAAAAATCTGTCTTGGTATGCTCTTATAAAACAGAcctgtaaaaatataatcaGAAAAATAAAGGGGTTCTACAGATCCTCTATTTTATACTTTAGCAatgaataatttgtttattttcatgtatccTTTAAAACATGACAGAGACGTCCATTTGTGTGAAGTATTAAAATCTTCAATTTAATCTGGCATCACAGTCTAttcaaaactgttttttattttattttagtggaGTCAATCATTTTGATAACTCTGCACGTATTCCTGTAATGCATCCCAATCATGTTGAAAACAATTCATTAGGCCTATGTGTTTGTTACCAGGTCTTCCtgatttaaaaatacagattttttaaatatgtatttttaagtaACAAAGTAATTACTGCCATAATGTAGGAACTTTTGTAACTATTATCATCCAGCCACACGGGTTAACGTTATAGTGTGGTCACATTCCGGTGTCTGACGTGCACAACGAGTAACGGGAGCGCGCTTAAAATTTGCCTCGGTTCTGTACTGTCTGCCTCTCCCTTCTCCCTTCAGTGCCCGCGCACTCGTGCACGCAGTGAGCGTGTTCAAGTGCCAGTGGTTTCCGTTTTGTTTCCTGATTACTGCTAGTGCTCACTGCTCGGTCAGGCGGGGTTTCTGCGCAGCTCAGGAGAAACGTGGAATTTGGCTGGACGTCTGTTTGAACCTCAGCCCCGATCGGTGACAGCTTTACAAACATCTGCTAACGTTGTAACCAAGTAAGTTTCATTCACATTGTGAGTTTTTtcctttaatacttttaatcTTGTAAAGCACGTTTAGAATCAATAGGTTTGGTTGTGCGAATAATCTTGATCTGACTTTacgagaaaaaatatttattttgaacatAAACGGTTGTATTTCTGGTATGTGTTTCCTTTCCCCGCTATGCATGGCATTGCCACGCTGATTTGTTTTGTCTGCATGCAGCGTGGCTGGGCACTGCCACTCCCCGGATCCCTGCCTTTGCATTGTTAGCCGTAATTAACGGAGTTCACGATCAGACGATTTTCAACGGACTTCACGGGCTCGAGCGTTTTTATATCCGTTGTTACAAGGCCCCATTTCAGTTTACGTTACATCAGCGCTTAGAATTTTACTGAATTTGTGTatataatgtatttaaataaagtacGCGTGTAAAAAATGCGGCCCATCGCAGCTTCTGCTTTATTATAGCTCTTCACTGTTATCGCTGTCAGAGTGAATACATTGCTCGTTTTGGGTTTCCTTTGTCTTCATAGATTAGATGGCGTGTCCGAATCTTATTTGGTCATACAAAGGCCAACGTTACATCCCAAAACCTAATGGGCTGCCTACCTAGAGAGGTGTTGACCCGACTCGAAACGAGTTTGATTCTTAAGATTCTGCACGATGCATAAATGCTGCCTAGGTAGGCAGCTGCCATGGCTTTGAGACAGAGCCTCGAAGAAGTGGCCCAAATGATGTGCAGGTGCTGCTGTCCCACGACTACTGTTATTGACCTTCCTGCTGAGCTCCACTTCTGCTTTTTCACACTTTTTCAAGAGTCTGGACTGTCTCCAAGTTTAAATGAGTACCGTGCTTGTTATTCTGAAATCAAATTACTGAGCAGTGAATTTTGTTATTTAGTGTTGTTATTTTTCATATGGTTATTGGTTAGGTCACTTTTTAACCCATGTGGTTAAATTGTAACCTGAATTCTTTTGCCTCTGTGATGTGaagtcttttttttatttgattaagcTGTAAAGATTTGCATAGTGCTGTTAAAATGGGGAACAGAGGTGGGTCGATGAAGAGATGACAGCGTGTAGTTGGTTTCGCAATAAATGCATTGCCTTTGACATCGTATTATTTACAAGACACATCTTATGACTcctaacatttatttaaacagctTCTGCTTATCGTTAGGAAATCTGAAAGATACTATATCAGAAGATCTTGAAGTCATGAGTTATGCCGATTTTCTTTGGGTTACTAATAGATACAATAGGAGTCTTTGTCGCTTTGGGGCTTGACCACTAAAAATAAGGGAGTAATGTGTGAGCCAGAGAGAAACCGCTCTTACATTGGCAGATAAATGGCTTCTCAGATTTCTCTGGGATTGCACAGTggcattttatttcacatgaATTTAGGTCTCTATTGGTTTAAACGGAGCAGTGGTTTTTAAATTAGAGTGAAAGTGAAATATGCAGCTGtggactgtaaaaaaaattccttGTAAGTATTGTgggtattttttacattttcaacagCCGAAGTGGAAATGTTTTTCGAACTGACGTATGCTTAAGGTGTTGCTTGCTTTGCCTTCTGTAATAGACATGCAAATCAGCTTCTTTGAAACTATATTTACTTTAAATGGACTGGAGCAGTCTGTAATTTAAAAGATTACTTcaccaaaaaaaagaaacatttctgaATTATTCACTCAccccactgtcaaaacaaggCCTGTCTTTTTTCccaaaataaattaacattcAATCATTTTTTCCCCATATAATGCAGTTCAACAGTGACTATTGTGTTGATGGTCATACAGTTTCAATGCAGCTTCAAATTGCGCTATTACAATTTCACCTGACGAATAAGTCTTTTTCGATCagtctttttaaaaaatgtttgtttttttaatatactaaaatgtttttagcatttttatCTAATATGTTGATAATTGATATCTTGATAGTTGAAAATtgcatctttattttttatacacaAAGTTGACATGGCATGAAAGGTTTAGTTTTAAAACTGGCGGAAGTCTCTTATAAAATGCATTCAGACTCTCACTCTTgaattggtttgtttttcagaaaCAGCCTGCTGTATAGCAATGGAAGCCGAACAGAATCAGGAAGTTCCAGCGGCTGTTGCTGAGACACAGGAAGTGGCGACAGAGCAAAAGAAAGAGGAGCCTAAATCTGAAGAAATGGCTGCGGCACCTTTAGAAACAGCCCCTGAGCAGGAGGCGCCAGAGAAGACCCCAGCGATAGAGCATTGTGCTGCAGACGTGCCAGAAAAGGACAAAGTGACAGAATCTGAAGTGAAACTTGAAGTGGCTCCAGAGAAAACTCCAGCTGCTGGGAAACCTGAGGTGGAAGAATCTGCACCGAAATCACCCGAGCCAGAAAAGCAGGTATCTAATGCAGAACCACAAGTGAATTCTGAACCTGAGAAACAGGAGGAAGAAGCCGTGAAAGAGGTGGAAGCTAAGCAAAAGGAGGAGCCTGCTAAAGAGGCACAATCCAAACCCGCTGCTGTGGATGAAGAGCTTGATAAAGGTGGGGAGACGAAGAAAGAGGAAGAAAAGGTACAAGCATCAGAGGGAGCTGAAGCTGAGGTTCCAAAAGAGGCAGAGATTGAGCAGAAAGAACAAGGGCTGCCTCTGTTCTTTGGCTGGTTTCTGCTTCCAGAGGAAGAGGAGCGGATAAAGTGTGCCACCATGGACTTTCTCAAGACACTGGACACTCTGGACGCCTTCAAACAACACATCAGTGAATGTGAGTGGACTGTGTAAACGCATGCTTGTCtacagtgtttgtgtttttgtaaatacaatgtttatttgtttttttctagttACTGGCGAGGCAGAGAAAGAAGTTGATCTTGAGCAGTACTTTCAGACTACAGCTCCTCTCCATTGCACTACAAAGTTTTGTGACTACGGCAAGGCTGAGGGGGCAGAGGAATATGCAGAGCTACAGGTCTGTTTtcctcattttttaaatcatacacattattttctttcacatttggcagacttatttttaaagacttttattatattatttgctTGGATGGTTGACCAATTTAAACAGATGGCGAAACGCTAATATCGTCCAATTCTGATAAATTGTACATCCCtacatttgcttttattttatttccccTAGGTGGTCAAAGATTCTTTCGATAAGTCTGATGAGATTTCCGTCACTGCTCTCATAGTGACCCCTCGCACGTTTGGGGCGCGTGTGGCATTGACCGAAACGCAGATGAAGCTGTGGCCTGAAGGGGGAGACAAAACCGGGGCTCCCGAAGCCCTTCTGCCCAGCATTGAGGCTCTCCCAGCCGGCAGCCGCGCCCACGTCACGTTAGGCTGCTCAGCAGGTGTGGAAGCCGTTCAGACCGGTATCGATCTGCTGGAGATCCTGGCTCTGCAGAAAGAGGGTAAGGAGGGCACCCAAGTTGAGATGGAGCTGGGTACATTGTCTTACCTCGGTGAGGGCCGTTGGTTCCTCGCCCTGAGGGAAGCAATTACAGCAGACACCAAATTCTCTAGCTTCTCCGAAGACAAACCTACCAATGACCAGGGCAAAAAGGACGGAgacaagaagaagaaaaagtgtACCATTCTGTGAGCGAAgcgaagagaagagaagagaggggAAGAGGAAGAGACATTTCCTGAGGGCCCTAGCTGTGAATGATGTCAATTTTTGCATGCGTGTAGGTGAAATGCGTGTGGGTTTTGCAGCTTTAGTGTATGCACGGGGATGGCTTGAGATGATTTGGCCAGCGGTGTGACACCAGACGTTCCAAAGCAGCCTGCTGGTGCCTTTTCCTTTGCCTGGCAACACGAGCTCAGAGGCCTTTGTATCTGCCTTAAGGTTACGGATCACTTTGCTGGATTCACTCTGCGTTAGGTGCTAGTTCATGTGGCTTTGGCCACCACACCATCCCCGTGTTCCCTTTACACAAGTGCATTCACGAATGGTCTTCCCTACACTTGACATTATTATAGAGCACTTAGATTTAGCACAACTTTGCTGGTTTAAATAAACTGCTTGTAGTCGATTCTTGTATTCAGACTCGGTTTGAGACTTTCTTTGTAATATTAGAAGATTTAGACACCTTTTAGATCTTCTAACTCTGAGGAAAAACAATCGGTAGTTTTGATTGTTCATCAAAGGGACTTTGCTAGGGTTTAGAGTGTGACTCTGTTAGTTTAGCGTGTTATTTTTCACTGTCCCCCACTCTCTTCTGCTTTTGTGGGGCTGGTacgatgaaaaataaaaaatacacgcTGCACCGTTGTTATCTCGAATCACTGATATTGTCTGTTCTGATTGTCTTTTCCGAGTCTGTGCGTGCATGCcaacatttttacattgttttcttCTTTGCAATCACATAAAATTCACCAAGGTTTTTTTCTAATCAAATAATGCTGCATACATTCTGTGGGATGGTTTTGTGTCTGAATGTTCTCTCTCTGAGCTTTCTTCCAATTTACAGTGTTGTCAAACCAGTGTAGCCCATATTTCTGATTAGATTAGTGGATTAGTTGATACAATCAGCTCCTTCATAAAACAAGTGTATTCACATGCGCTAGTAcatttactctctctctttcatatCAGTTCTGCAAAATGTGCGCTCTAAATACTGTGACAAGCATCGATCTGGTGCCTTCCTTATCTGTAGCTTTGTAGATGGCTGAAGCCATGCTTATCTTGGGTCTCTGATATCAAGGCGctatatttttgcacttgccatgtttttcatttgtttttgtacacTTAATAAAGAATGTGCTTGGCTCTGATgaccatgtcttttgtgtttattttttttggaGTGTCgagttgattttttttcacacttTTGAATTTATTCATCCGGTAGGGGAGTAATCACATTAGTTTCAAATAGGTGATTGCATGCTTACTCCTAATGTGAAAACATTCACAATCTAAGAGTTTAACTACAGATCATTGATTTCTTGGCTCTTTCCTGTTTTCTTATTTACAGAAAGTAAAACTGTGTAGTTTccccacattctttaaaatatcttcttttgtgttcaacagaacaaatacatttatgcaggtttgtaacaacttgagggtgagtaaatgatgccagagtttttatttgtgggtgaactattcccaGGCACTCAAGGATGCTTGAATCATTGTTCCTCTTGGCCAGAAGGGGGCGACTGTCACCACTAACAATTGTGAAATCGTTTTTCAACCCGTCTACTGATATCGGAAATGACTAAGCAATGaagatttttgtattttgcttGAGTCTCAGTTAAATATACTCCCAAAAACATTTATCAGTCTTTGACAAGAGCAGACTGTGGcatgttaaaggagtagttcaccttcaaaatgaaaattctgtcatcatttagccttcatgttctcttgtcatttcaaacctgtatgactttatttcttctacagaacacaagcGAATGAGtcgctgttaacaacattcttcaaaatatcttcttttatgttctgcagaagaatcaGTCAAgacaagtcatacaggtttgaaaagacaagaggacatgtgtaaatgtaaatgatgacagaattttcatgttgaaGGTGAACTGCGTTTGTGTCACCTTGCTTTAATGTTTTCAGGCAATCATTTTGAGCCAAGATGATGAAATCTCATACTTTCACATGTGCTTAAGGGAGTGTATGGAAGCTTGTgttgtaaattaaatatttcataatgtttTACACTATACATAAATGTTCTTGCTTTTTTACCATTAACTGAAAAAATGTCCCTATGGCCTACACTTCAACTACTGGTCTCATTTAGTTATCAGTGGAACGATGCCAGTGCTTCTGTTTGAAGCCTATACTGTCTTTTTTCTAAATTCAGGTTGAGTCATGTCTCTTGGCTGCAGTTCCCTACACCCATTAACTGATGCTGCTGTGGATAGAGGAGCCAGCCAGTGCATTAGCAATAGACAGAGCTGCAATGCCCTTTTCAAAGGCCAAGACTTCCATCCGCATGATATTTCATAAGCGAGAGACAGAAAGCATGTAACATCCCTCTGATTTTATCTGGCTAGATTGTAAAGcgctaatttaattttaaatgtcttGTGCAAAAGAACTCTTGCACCGGAGGGAGAGAATAACCTTGTTTAGAAAGCCTTTGAATTTGGGTATGACTGATTAATCTTTCTGTCTTTGCTTGCAGATGTAAATCTTATTTTATGAAAAGGGTTGCTGCTTATAATTTGTTTTAGGCttgtcttttcttgtttttaggtTATAACGCCATTGAATAAAGAAAACATGTATATTAGATttgtataggcctactacaaTTGAAGTATGGTAAGTGCACTGTGATGTAATTATTATCTCTGATTGTTTACTTGTCTGGCAACATTGTACAAAGATTG
Proteins encoded in this region:
- the LOC130561267 gene encoding outer dynein arm-docking complex subunit 4-like; this encodes MSENGDREGPKSSFTTYMAEGEQLFHKGQNAKAIESFSTALSLQPDDKTCLVARSRCYVKLGDAENALRDAETSLKDNKDFFKGLYQKAVALYTMGDFEFALVYYHRGHKLRPDLQEFRLGIQKAQEAIYNSVGSKSLEKPHTTCSKTAENYFLISKYINNLSHDNPKGPSSVKLQTKGDKHNGVHPIHQINPRKKEPKPHGWKIAKSEKTTKQLLGELYSDKEYLEKLLQDEDLIKGKIRTGEHVQDLIEGCISYLDTRTEFWRQQKPIYARQRERKLMQQQWNSALHKPPSDPTYYVLASLEEIDAGLSAGNPEKSLKKSREVLKAVHGWSEEVLPNKREVLGNLHSCIGNALMDLGNMDKALNHHKKDLELARQGDLTDSKSRALDNIGRVYARIGKFEQAIEVWEKKVPLACGGLEKAWLFHEIGRCYLELKRYTEARCYGLHSFEAADDIGDEKWQLNASVLVAQAELKLGNYKASVVNFEKALDRAKLLQDDSAREAIQKALRECSLLGQAGFLRSSGETWNLAGQTACCIAMEAEQNQEVPAAVAETQEVATEQKKEEPKSEEMAAAPLETAPEQEAPEKTPAIEHCAADVPEKDKVTESEVKLEVAPEKTPAAGKPEVEESAPKSPEPEKQVSNAEPQVNSEPEKQEEEAVKEVEAKQKEEPAKEAQSKPAAVDEELDKGGETKKEEEKVQASEGAEAEVPKEAEIEQKEQGLPLFFGWFLLPEEEERIKCATMDFLKTLDTLDAFKQHISEFTGEAEKEVDLEQYFQTTAPLHCTTKFCDYGKAEGAEEYAELQVVKDSFDKSDEISVTALIVTPRTFGARVALTETQMKLWPEGGDKTGAPEALLPSIEALPAGSRAHVTLGCSAGVEAVQTGIDLLEILALQKEGKEGTQVEMELGTLSYLGEGRWFLALREAITADTKFSSFSEDKPTNDQGKKDGDKKKKKCTIL